A DNA window from Corvus hawaiiensis isolate bCorHaw1 chromosome 11, bCorHaw1.pri.cur, whole genome shotgun sequence contains the following coding sequences:
- the CARD19 gene encoding caspase recruitment domain-containing protein 19 isoform X1: MMLYRSYQSYCHRLQHDMYFLTSTSRLNEQVVDKIVLQLNRVYPQILTNEEAEKFRNPKASLHTRLSDLLKHLQKKGDRHCQEFYRALQINAEQLFNDLPSRKILKTPDSTEIDTDKEQYMLNDRGPVFFLACFSVAAGLALFWYCCNSETQAIGRARRILGFSPIIIGRHVRNICMLYLEDIPRN; the protein is encoded by the exons ATGATGCTCTACAGAAGCT ATCAGTCATATTGTCATCGGCTGCAGCATGACATGTATTTCCTTACAAGCACTAGCCGACTGAATGAGCAAGTGGTTGATAAAATTGTTCTTCAGCTTAACAGAGTCTATCCCCAAATTCTTACCaatgaagaagcagaaaag TTCAGGAATCCAAAGGCATCACTCCATACCAGACTCTCAGATCTGTTAAAACACCTCCAAAAGAAAGGAGACAGACACTGTCAGGAATTTTACAGGGCTCTGCAGATCAATGCTGAACAGCTGTTTAATGACCTGCCAAGCAGGAAAATCTTGA AAACCCCAGATTCCACAGAGATAGACACTGACAAGGAGCAATATATGCTAAATGACAGGG GCCCAGTGTTTTTCCTGGCCTGTTTCAGCGTGGCTGCAGGACTGGCCCTGTTCTGGTATTGCTGTAACTCGG AAACACAAGCCATAGGAAGAGCCAGGAGAATTTTGGGCTTTTCTCCTATTATCATAGGAAGACATGTTAGAAATATTTGTATGTTGTATTTGGAAGACATACCaagaaattaa
- the CARD19 gene encoding caspase recruitment domain-containing protein 19 isoform X4, protein MMLYRSYQSYCHRLQHDMYFLTSTSRLNEQVVDKIVLQLNRVYPQILTNEEAEKFRNPKASLHTRLSDLLKHLQKKGDRHCQEFYRALQINAEQLFNDLPSRKILSPVFFLACFSVAAGLALFWYCCNSETQAIGRARRILGFSPIIIGRHVRNICMLYLEDIPRN, encoded by the exons ATGATGCTCTACAGAAGCT ATCAGTCATATTGTCATCGGCTGCAGCATGACATGTATTTCCTTACAAGCACTAGCCGACTGAATGAGCAAGTGGTTGATAAAATTGTTCTTCAGCTTAACAGAGTCTATCCCCAAATTCTTACCaatgaagaagcagaaaag TTCAGGAATCCAAAGGCATCACTCCATACCAGACTCTCAGATCTGTTAAAACACCTCCAAAAGAAAGGAGACAGACACTGTCAGGAATTTTACAGGGCTCTGCAGATCAATGCTGAACAGCTGTTTAATGACCTGCCAAGCAGGAAAATCTTGA GCCCAGTGTTTTTCCTGGCCTGTTTCAGCGTGGCTGCAGGACTGGCCCTGTTCTGGTATTGCTGTAACTCGG AAACACAAGCCATAGGAAGAGCCAGGAGAATTTTGGGCTTTTCTCCTATTATCATAGGAAGACATGTTAGAAATATTTGTATGTTGTATTTGGAAGACATACCaagaaattaa
- the CARD19 gene encoding caspase recruitment domain-containing protein 19 isoform X2 → MADQSYCHRLQHDMYFLTSTSRLNEQVVDKIVLQLNRVYPQILTNEEAEKFRNPKASLHTRLSDLLKHLQKKGDRHCQEFYRALQINAEQLFNDLPSRKILKTPDSTEIDTDKEQYMLNDRGPVFFLACFSVAAGLALFWYCCNSETQAIGRARRILGFSPIIIGRHVRNICMLYLEDIPRN, encoded by the exons ATGGCCG ATCAGTCATATTGTCATCGGCTGCAGCATGACATGTATTTCCTTACAAGCACTAGCCGACTGAATGAGCAAGTGGTTGATAAAATTGTTCTTCAGCTTAACAGAGTCTATCCCCAAATTCTTACCaatgaagaagcagaaaag TTCAGGAATCCAAAGGCATCACTCCATACCAGACTCTCAGATCTGTTAAAACACCTCCAAAAGAAAGGAGACAGACACTGTCAGGAATTTTACAGGGCTCTGCAGATCAATGCTGAACAGCTGTTTAATGACCTGCCAAGCAGGAAAATCTTGA AAACCCCAGATTCCACAGAGATAGACACTGACAAGGAGCAATATATGCTAAATGACAGGG GCCCAGTGTTTTTCCTGGCCTGTTTCAGCGTGGCTGCAGGACTGGCCCTGTTCTGGTATTGCTGTAACTCGG AAACACAAGCCATAGGAAGAGCCAGGAGAATTTTGGGCTTTTCTCCTATTATCATAGGAAGACATGTTAGAAATATTTGTATGTTGTATTTGGAAGACATACCaagaaattaa
- the CARD19 gene encoding caspase recruitment domain-containing protein 19 isoform X3, whose amino-acid sequence MRDQSYCHRLQHDMYFLTSTSRLNEQVVDKIVLQLNRVYPQILTNEEAEKFRNPKASLHTRLSDLLKHLQKKGDRHCQEFYRALQINAEQLFNDLPSRKILKTPDSTEIDTDKEQYMLNDRGPVFFLACFSVAAGLALFWYCCNSETQAIGRARRILGFSPIIIGRHVRNICMLYLEDIPRN is encoded by the exons ATGAGAG ATCAGTCATATTGTCATCGGCTGCAGCATGACATGTATTTCCTTACAAGCACTAGCCGACTGAATGAGCAAGTGGTTGATAAAATTGTTCTTCAGCTTAACAGAGTCTATCCCCAAATTCTTACCaatgaagaagcagaaaag TTCAGGAATCCAAAGGCATCACTCCATACCAGACTCTCAGATCTGTTAAAACACCTCCAAAAGAAAGGAGACAGACACTGTCAGGAATTTTACAGGGCTCTGCAGATCAATGCTGAACAGCTGTTTAATGACCTGCCAAGCAGGAAAATCTTGA AAACCCCAGATTCCACAGAGATAGACACTGACAAGGAGCAATATATGCTAAATGACAGGG GCCCAGTGTTTTTCCTGGCCTGTTTCAGCGTGGCTGCAGGACTGGCCCTGTTCTGGTATTGCTGTAACTCGG AAACACAAGCCATAGGAAGAGCCAGGAGAATTTTGGGCTTTTCTCCTATTATCATAGGAAGACATGTTAGAAATATTTGTATGTTGTATTTGGAAGACATACCaagaaattaa